The genomic segment AAATTGACTCTGTTGATCAAGCAATCGAGCTCCTAAAACATCTCGTGGCGCAAACCTGCTAAAGCAACTAATCACCGCGAGGCCGAAGGGATCACCGATACGGGGTGAAAGGAGATATGTATAAATATAATTGCATAGAGGGAGAAGAGAACAAAACAGATGCCAAGGAACTTCTTCTCATATATATACACTTGAAGTTGCGGTAATTTAATTCTCCCTCTCATTTGCGTTCTTCTTTTTGCTTTGGTCTCCTTCCCTAATCCTTACTAGGTCGGCGATTTCGAACTAGCCACGTGTCTATCGAAGATCATCTGACGATTCTTATCTTCCTTtagattttctttttaattcaatttccaTAGAAGCTGGTGAAGAACGAACATTATATTTCATTGCATTAATTATAATCCGAGATAAAAGCGATGCATGCAGGTAGACAAGTTACAAATATTAGCGGTCTCCATTGTAATATATTATTTGATAGTAATTACGTTGCAATATACGACCTTCTTGAGCCGCTTGCATATTGTTCATTGTCCATTAGTTCTTCCTAccttttttagaaaaaaaaatttgatcctACACAGGAAGAAGTTATCATCCTTGTGTAAAATAGGtagatttatgttttttttaaaagaaagatttatgCAATTTAATAAGATAATACAAACAGGCAATTTATGTTTGAGATGTCAATTGTTACAAATTTGACCTATAATTTTAtaggttattattttattttataaatcgaTATCTAAACATCTAATGATTGCATAAGAAAATCTTGTACATTTACTAAGGGATCGTTTGGTACGTGGGATGAgataattaaatgattaataatttgattgatacgTAGTTGATAAAGAATCATGTGTAATATtgtgtgattaattaattatttcatgTGTGGTAGAATTTTTATTAGTAGGATAAATTTTTGTTTGACCAAAATGTCCTCCAGTACCTCAATCAAATTCCCACAATACTCGGCAATACTCAATCCATGTTCCAGAATCGAATTTGACAGAACTAAATACCATATTCTTATGGATAGAGGCTagaaaatatcttcttccaatTCTTCCCTTGAAGATGTATTCGACGACGATTTTTCTTCTTTGTACAGTGCTTCAAAGGAAATGAAGGGTGAAAGCACCAAGTACTAATCAACGAGGACTTGCGATTCTGATTGTTTATGAGTATTTTCATATATGCAAATACTgcaaaaaaaatttggaagttTTACACAGACCACACAACTTTTAGATCAGAAGATGGGCTGCAATATGTGGGAGATGGATGGTTGTTGTAAGTAATTTTTTTGTGAGAATCTTCTGATTTAATTTTTGTGTACAGAGACAAAATCATAGATCCGTTTGGAAGCTGTCGTGCTAACCCAGATGAAGAAAATATTGGAAGTTAGGAATAAGATTTTCTGAGTAAGCTTTTATCTGCATAATTTTCCCTATTTTTATTTCGTTGCACAATTTTATAccctaaaaaataatttaaataacataGTGGTCGACTATAATCTCCTTTTATGTTGATAAATAGTTAAATTTGATTGGAGAAAAGTGGATGTTGTGAGTTTTTTTTAATCTGCATACCTTTTTACaacagtaataataataattgttagTATTTGTAAACAGAGCAACTCAAAGCTTCGTTTCAGACTTTCACCTTGGACACATGTGGATGAGTCTTCAGATCTGTTCTCTGATGATGTGTTTCCTTCCATTTAAGAGCTTCTGTTTCAGATGTGGGTTGCATACGAAAATTTTCTGTCGGCAATGAAGAAAGCGATTGCGAAAGCTAGGTTTAACAATtgtaaaattttgttgatttaaaATGCAGGGACAATTTCGTATTTTTCCAACAATTATCTTTTGCATTGGGAGGAATTCATTTAATGTGTAGCAGAGGTGGACCGCTTTTCCAATAGAAACAGTACAAATAATCTATCAAATTGACAATCAATGTCCTAATAATCGAGTTAAACATGGGGTACACAATCTATCAAGGTTTAATCAACCCTATCACACAGACCCTAAATGTGGACTTCGTTGAGTCCGAAAATAATAATCAATAATGAAATGAAATGAAAGCAAATAAATACATGACAATTCCACTAGGCCACCATCATcctatatataaaaataaataaataaattcttttcaCAATCAAACTAGAGAAGAATAAACCTCTCCAAAAGAATGTAAAAGCTAATTCACAGGATCAACTTTCAGATGATTCTCACGAGCTCAGGACGTGACACCCAGTGGAGGTGTTTGGCCGTCTGATCCTCCCCTTAATGTGTCGTCCGACGACTGTTGCACAGCACCATCGGTGTCGCCTCTGTTAATTTCCTCGATCATCTTAAGAACTTCTTGCATGGAAGGCCTTCGGTCTGGGACTGTGGCGACACAGGCCATACCTATCTGTAGAAGCTGAACCATCTCCTCCTCTACGTTTTGATACCTCATGAGCTCTACGTCGAACACCTCGGCCGTCCATTCCTCCCGCACGACACTTTGGACCCATCTCGGtaaatcaattccttcttcgCCTAGAGACGCTTGATTAGGTGCTTTGCCGGTTAACAGCTCTAATAGTAGTACCCCGAAGCTATAAACATCGGATTTTGTGGTGACTTTCCGAGTCTCTAGCACCTCAGGGGCACGGTAGCCCATTATACGGTGACTGGGAGGTGTTGAGCTTGAAAAGAGGGGATTTAGTCCGAAATCTGATACTGAGGCGTCAAGATTGTCTTGTTTGAGGAGGATATTTGAGGACTTGATGTTTCCATGAACTATATTTTCACATACATGGAGGTGAGCAATTCCTCTTGCAGCACATAATGCTATTCTCAGTCTACTGTCCCAGTCTAGGGGAGAGCGGCCCGAGCCTCGACTACCTGTAAAATGATTACACCTTAGCTTTGTTTTATGATTGGTACAACTGAGTCTCGAATCAAATGCCGGAATCAATGCATTTGAGGAAACACCCAGACACAAAAACAGGGCAGATTAGGAATGTAGCAAACCATAGGCTTGACTGAGATATCTTTCTAGAGTTTCCACATCTACATTTACATTAGATACCAAGAAATCACAAGCATGTGGGGGCACCAATGATCCCTTGGATGCCATATTGAAATTTTCTTTCCCAGCTCATGCTCATTCGAGGTGGCCAAACAACAATATGGATTAATTCAACATACAGAACTCAAAAGATACCATCAAATTCCGTAACAAAACATACTCttgaatcatttttaatcaaaaaGTTGAAAATAGACAAAAATGCTTGCTTCCCAAAACAGACCCTCCTCGGATTCTCCATATTTTTCGTTTCTTGGCACAATCAATCGTAAAACCATCATCATTTCTAATCGAACATCATAAACCACCACTCAAGAAAAAGGCAATAAAGGAACAAGCACAATAATTAAACCAATTACCCCCGTGCCTACTACGTTCAATCTATGAGGTACACCCTCATGCAGCATAATCATTGGATCGAGGACCATTTTTTAATTCATGTATCTCCAAAGGCAACTTGAACAATGAAAGTGCTTCCGTAAAAAAACATTTCAAGAAATAGTGTCAGCTGTAGCCAACTATTTCATGGCCATATTCTTCAACTTCTTTTTGAGTCAATATGGTATACATATCGACCCCTACATGTGCACACACAATCAAGAAATAGCAAAAGATTTATCAAAAGTACAATTCTCGGTTTTCAAATGGGTATATGGGTCGAATCTAATCTATCAAATTTCGTTTCAAAAAAACGTTTGTTTTCCATACGAATTAAGAAAATTATCGgaaaaataaagtttataaacaAACATccaatttttatgatatttaattaattttaaaatggtttCGCGTTTTCCAAACCTTAATAAATAGAGGTATTTagtaaaaacacgaaaaaatgTTATTAAACGTAGAAATTTAACTATATATTTGGGACAACTAAAAACGAAAAAGAAGTCAAAATAATTGGGACGGAGAAGTATTGTATCATGCGTAACATATATGATTGCATATATCAAAATATGTGTGGATATATGTTGCACCGAAAATGTATTTAGTATAACGCAAATCATTGTGAACTATTCGTGTAAATAGGAAAGAAAAAATGATAATGGTGTGACCACACACATATAACGTCAAGATAGGGAAAAGCCATTCACTTTTCAAAAAAACATTTAAGAGGAAAATAAAGTGGtcatcaatattttttattctttcattataGAGAAAAGCATGTGTATTGGCACTTGCCTTGCCATGTATGTGGTGAATAAGAGCAAAAAGGCGGGTAACTTGGATGGTAGGGTATGGTAAACCCGTATCAAGAGTTATCAAGAGGTTAAGGGTTCAATCCCTCTCTAAATCTATAATCGAAGCTTTCAGTTTATCACACAAAGTTTGCTCATTATGATTTACATAGATAGTCAGTGTGATTAGCACTACTATGTTGACCCTTTAAGTTTATCCAAAGCAAGCGGCTGCAGTTCCAaagtttttttttctaaaaaaaaagcAATGGGCACCCCAAATTGCCACTCTTATTGTTTCACAGTTTCGAGGAATTTAGAATTTAGAACAAAGTTTTCATAttatttaatgaatattgcatagaaaaagattcaaaccatATGAATGGGTCAACACTTTACCAAATAACTCTTGCATTAAGAAAATAAGCCGGCCTAGAAGAACAATGCTTACCAATTAAACATGAACAATCAAAACTAATAATTAATGTTATGAAAAATGCTATGTGTGTAATGCGACTTATATCTTTTAAGTTACATGTAatacattatttttgaaattacaaACTTATCCTAactgtattttttaaaatgtttttcaatcATAGTGCACTAAGATGAGATAGCTACTGAGATCATCTCCAACCACAAAATCTATTTTGATGCAACTTTTACACTAAAATAATGAGATTTCTGCACCAAAGACAACATTCATCTCCAACCCATTTATTTCAAATCTTACGCCAAAAAGAATATTCTcgaaatattctttttattttaaatatattaattattatatttcatttaatatatttttaattatgactaaggttttattattaataaatttaaataataatttaagtttataatttaattatatattaaaattatattaattataaatcattaaataaaattagtctttactgaaataaataaatattttaaaaatcaacaattattatttttaaatttatatgattaaatatataattattaaaataataaaataaatattatattattatttaaatagtatttataatttttaatataaatatttataataaatataaataataaaaaaaaaaagaaaaaaagcaaACTTATGCGCCAATGGCACTCTTCTGCGTCAAATTCTTTTGCGCCAAATTTGACACAGAGGAGTGGGGCTGCCTATTTTAACAAAATAGTGCAGTCCTCATTGGGTGGGAAAAAATTACATCAAAATGGCGTAGATTTGGAGATGAACTGACCCTCACTGTCCGTATATCATATGATGTTCAGAGTTACTAATTGTATATTCAGATCATAATTCTGACATAGGTAGGTGGAGACTCCAAATCTCCAATTATCGATTGAAAACAAGTAGCGTTTTCATATTGGACAACGTTTCAATATGTGAGCAATAAATTCTCTAAGAAAAAGAAATTGGAAGAAATTTCCAATCGTGGCTTTCACTACTCATTTCTAATGAATATgcagcatatatatatatatatatatataattagttTATGCCTCTCGCCGACGAGATAAGATAATTTTGATGAAGCATAACAAGTTTTTTTAGACAAAATTTGTCgtaatttttttgaataaaagttAACATTATTAatccacaaaaaaaaaattggaatttCGTTATTGATGTTAAACAAAATTCAGACAAGTCAAGGAACTGAGATGTAGAAAAAAATAACCAGAAAGATTTGGCATTAGATGAACAAGAAGAGAAAGAATTACCATGAAGAAGAACAGATAAGCTTCCAGCAGGCAAGTAATCATAGACCAGCAATTTCTCATCCTTGGAATAGTAAAAAGCTCTCAAATGCAGCAAATTCTGATGTTTTACACTGCCCAGATTCTGCATTAGCTCCTCGAATTCTTTCTTACCATACACTACGTCCTTGAGCCTCTTCACCACAACAACTGTGCCTATCTCTAACACTGCTTTGTAGCTTGTTCCAACGCTCCCCTTCCCCAGCACTTCTGCCGAGGCTCTCAGCAGATCCTCCAAATCAAAACTGTAGCCACCGTCGGGAATGAAAACAAGCTTACTGGGCTGCGCCAATGGACCCCCTGAGACGTCGTCTCTCGATGAAGATGTTCC from the Primulina tabacum isolate GXHZ01 chromosome 16, ASM2559414v2, whole genome shotgun sequence genome contains:
- the LOC142529409 gene encoding putative inactive receptor kinase At2g26730, with translation MARNFWRGDGFGLVMLLLCWVLLLNSGRAGSEPTEDKQVLLAFLSQVLHEKRLVWNESESACSWVGVGCDATNSSVYFLRLPGVGLVGSIPPNTLGRLTQLRVLSLRANRLAGEIPPDFSQLKLLRSLYLQNNVLTGEFPASIADMGRLTRLDLSSNNFSGSIPFSVGNLTNLTGLFLENNGFTGKIPSNVPPKLVDFSVANNRLNGSIPTGFAKFPAAAFANNVDLCGDPLPSCNPFFPSPSPSPTLPPTTTPHKKHKKLSTAAIIGISVAGGVLILLFILSVIFLLLRRRRTKESSKAPRPPITTAAAMAVGEAGTSSSRDDVSGGPLAQPSKLVFIPDGGYSFDLEDLLRASAEVLGKGSVGTSYKAVLEIGTVVVVKRLKDVVYGKKEFEELMQNLGSVKHQNLLHLRAFYYSKDEKLLVYDYLPAGSLSVLLHGSRGSGRSPLDWDSRLRIALCAARGIAHLHVCENIVHGNIKSSNILLKQDNLDASVSDFGLNPLFSSSTPPSHRIMGYRAPEVLETRKVTTKSDVYSFGVLLLELLTGKAPNQASLGEEGIDLPRWVQSVVREEWTAEVFDVELMRYQNVEEEMVQLLQIGMACVATVPDRRPSMQEVLKMIEEINRGDTDGAVQQSSDDTLRGGSDGQTPPLGVTS